The Sandaracinus amylolyticus genomic interval GATCGCACATCTTGAGTGTCGGACTCGGAATCCGAACGGGGGTTGTTTGCCGTGATCAGGACCGAGCGAGTGCGCGGCAATTCCGCGTGGTGCTGCCTTCTGTCGCTGGCGTCGATCCTCGTGATCGCCGGCGGCGCGACGCCCGCGAGCGCGTGGGACGGGCCGATGTGCGCGTCCGACGGCGTGTCGATGTGGGGCGTGTCGACCGCGGGCGATGCCACGTGGAGCGAGGCGGGTGTTGCTCCGTCCTCGAGGTTCTCCGACGCGAGTCTGACGTCGGGGCCGCGGGAAGGCGAGCCCGCCGTGCTCGCTTGTCTGCCCAGCGCTCCGGCGTACACGGGCGCTCCCGCCTACATCGGGCCGTCGTCGCCCACGTCGGCGGCCCCGACGCTCGACGCGCGCTTCGAGGCTGCACGCCGCGCGTACGCGTCGCTCGCCGCACATCGCGCGGCGAGCCGTGACGCCGATGCGCTCATCTCGCTCGCGACGCTGCGCGAGCTGGTGCCCGAGCTCTCCGATCGCTGGGATCTGATCGAGGGCGAGATGCGCCCCGCCGATCGTCGAGGCTGCGAGGCGTACGAGCGCGCGGCAGCGAGCCCGCACTCCGCCGTCGCGGCGCGCGGTCGCGTCGGTCGCGTGCGCTGTCTGCTCGAGGTGCGCGATCGCCGCGCCGACGTCGAGCTGCGCGCGCTGCTCGCGCGCTACCCCGAGCTGCCCGAGGCGCTCGATCTTCGCCTGCTCGAGGCGGAGGTGCGCGAGGAGCGCGGCGACGTGCGCGGCGCGATCGCGATCCTTCGCGACATCGATCTCACGAGCCCCGACGTGCCCGCGGCGGAGCGGGCGCGCGCGTCGGTCGCGCGACTGGAGGCAGCCGGTCATCGGGTTCCGCCGTTCACGCCCCTCCAGATCGTCGAGCGGCTCGATCGCATCGTGCGCCGCGGCGCGCCCGACTTCGCGCGCGCCGAGATCGAGCGCGTGCAGTCGATGCGCCTGCCGCGCCGCGAGCTCGCGGAGGTGACGCTGCTCGCGGCGCGCATCGCGCGCGTCGAGGGGCGCTTCGAGGATGCGGCGCAGCTGATGCACCAGGCGCGCGGCGCGACCGACGACGCCGACATCCGCGCGCAGGCCGAGGACCTCGCGGCGGCGGCAGTCGCGCGCGCGGAGGACGATGCGCGCGCCGAGCTCGCGCGCTTCACCGGTCGCGCGCGCACGCTGCGCACGGTGAACACCACGCGTCTCTTCGGGTACCTGCGCACCGCGGCGCGCGCGGGGCTGCGCCCCGAGGTCGACGCCGCGCTCGACGAGCTCGCGACGCGCTCGCTGCCCTGCGGGCTGCGCCTCGAGGCAGGCGTGCTCGCGAGCGGCGCGGGCGACGACGAGCGGGTCGCGCGCGTGCTCGAGCAGTGCGTGAGCGCGCCGGGATCGATCGGCGTCGCGTCGCGCTACCACCGCGCCCGCGCGCTCGAGCGCCTCGGACGTCACGACGACGCGCGCGCCGAGCTCTCGCAGGTGATCACGCAGGATCGCACCGAGACGCGCTGGTACGCGCTCTGGGCGCGTCAGTGGCTCGGCGGCGAGCAGGTCGCGAGCGCGACGACGACGAGCGCGCTCGAGCCCGGCAAGGCACGCGAGCACGACGGCGGCGCGCCTGCACCGACGCTGGTCGTCGACGCGCCGAGCCCGCGCACCACGGTGGTCGCGCCGCAGCCCGCGCCGAGCCCGACCAGCGAGGACGCGAGCGAAGAAGAGCTCGATGCGCCCATCGACGCGCCCGCGCCGCGCTTCCGCCCGATGCCGCGCGACGAGATCGAGCAGCGCCTCGCGGCGATCGCGGAGACGCATCGTGTCGGCTATCCGTGGCTCACGCGCGCGCTCGCGATGCTGCGCCTCGGTGACGACGCGGGCGTCACCGACGAGCTCCACGAGGCCTTCCTCGCGTGGTACCAGGCGCGCGGTCGCAGCGCGCTGCGCGCGGGCGTCGAGGCGGTCTATCGCGGCGCCACGCCGCCGCGCATGCGCGCCGAGTCCGGTGAGGTGCTGCGCGCGCGCCGTCAGCTCGGCGTCGCGGATGCGGGCGTGCTCGGCGACATCGCCGCGTCGCTCGGCGACTTCGGTCTCGCGATTCGCTTCGGCGGCCGCTCGCGCGCCGCGATGCGGCCGCGCGCGTACGAGCAGATCGTGAACGAGGTCGCGCGCGAGCGCGGGCTCGATCCGAACCTGCTGCTCGCCGTGATGCGCGTGGAGAGCGTCTACAACCCGCGCATCGTCTCGTACGCGGGCGCGGTCGGTCTGCTGCAGATCATGCCGCGCACCGGTCGCCTCATCGCGCGCTCGATGGGCCGCGAGGCGGAGTTCGGCGTCGACGATCTGCTCGATCCGCGCACCAACATCGAGTTCGCGGCCTGGTATCTGTCGTCGCTGATCCGCCGCTTCGAAGGGCGCGTGCCGCTCGCGATCGCGTCGTACAACGGCGGTCCGCACAACGTGCGTCGCTGGCTGCGCGATCACTCCGAGGACATGCCGATCGATGCGTTCTGCGAGCGCATCCCGTTCGATCAGACCCATCGCTACGTGCGTCGCGTGCTCGGCCACTGGGCGGCGTATCGCGCGCAGCAGGGCCTCCCGATGGTCGAGCTCGATCCGAGCATCCCCGAGCTCGAAGCGGATCGCGTCGCGTTCTGAGAACGAAAACGCGCCCGGAACCGCGTGGGATCCGGGCGCG includes:
- a CDS encoding transglycosylase SLT domain-containing protein translates to MRGNSAWCCLLSLASILVIAGGATPASAWDGPMCASDGVSMWGVSTAGDATWSEAGVAPSSRFSDASLTSGPREGEPAVLACLPSAPAYTGAPAYIGPSSPTSAAPTLDARFEAARRAYASLAAHRAASRDADALISLATLRELVPELSDRWDLIEGEMRPADRRGCEAYERAAASPHSAVAARGRVGRVRCLLEVRDRRADVELRALLARYPELPEALDLRLLEAEVREERGDVRGAIAILRDIDLTSPDVPAAERARASVARLEAAGHRVPPFTPLQIVERLDRIVRRGAPDFARAEIERVQSMRLPRRELAEVTLLAARIARVEGRFEDAAQLMHQARGATDDADIRAQAEDLAAAAVARAEDDARAELARFTGRARTLRTVNTTRLFGYLRTAARAGLRPEVDAALDELATRSLPCGLRLEAGVLASGAGDDERVARVLEQCVSAPGSIGVASRYHRARALERLGRHDDARAELSQVITQDRTETRWYALWARQWLGGEQVASATTTSALEPGKAREHDGGAPAPTLVVDAPSPRTTVVAPQPAPSPTSEDASEEELDAPIDAPAPRFRPMPRDEIEQRLAAIAETHRVGYPWLTRALAMLRLGDDAGVTDELHEAFLAWYQARGRSALRAGVEAVYRGATPPRMRAESGEVLRARRQLGVADAGVLGDIAASLGDFGLAIRFGGRSRAAMRPRAYEQIVNEVARERGLDPNLLLAVMRVESVYNPRIVSYAGAVGLLQIMPRTGRLIARSMGREAEFGVDDLLDPRTNIEFAAWYLSSLIRRFEGRVPLAIASYNGGPHNVRRWLRDHSEDMPIDAFCERIPFDQTHRYVRRVLGHWAAYRAQQGLPMVELDPSIPELEADRVAF